The following are from one region of the Nerophis ophidion isolate RoL-2023_Sa linkage group LG20, RoL_Noph_v1.0, whole genome shotgun sequence genome:
- the LOC133538914 gene encoding protein phosphatase 1 regulatory subunit 27-like — protein MKYYSYPVSQTGGLGAFPQDKYRSSASQKCLRSVHFSHDVVFQDFVRHGELERIGCFIRARRVRLDTIYHSGMAAIHEAVLSGNLECVELLIRYGADIHQRDEEGWTPLHMACSDGFPHIARYLLSLGADPNLENDSMEKPSDLIEPENKELLDLFGPVVDG, from the exons ATGAAGTACTACAGTTATCCCGTGTCTCAGACTGGGGGACTGGGCGCCTTCCCCCAGGACAAGTACAGAAGCTCGGCATCGCAAAAGTGCCTCCGCAGCGTCCACTTCTCTCACGACGTCGTCTTCCAAGATTTTGTACGGCACGGTGAGCTAGAGAGGATCGGATGCTTTATCCGCGCCAGGAGAGTCCGCCTGGACACCATCTACCACTCCG GTATGGCGGCCATCCATGAGGCAGTTCTGTCCGGAAACCTGGAGTGTGTGGAGCTCCTGATCCGCTACGGAGCAGACATCCACCAGAGGGACGAGGAAGGGTGGACGCCGCTTCACATGGCGTGCAGTGACGGCTTCCCTCACATCGCACG CTACCTTCTCTCCCTTGGCGCCGACCCAAACCTGGAAAACGACAGCATGGAGAAGCCCTCGGACCTCATCGAGCCAGAAAACAAGGAACTGCTGGACCTCTTTGGCCCGGTTGTCGACGGCTGA